A region of the Mytilus edulis chromosome 11, xbMytEdul2.2, whole genome shotgun sequence genome:
acagacattaacaactataggtcaacctACAACAAGTccatttttcatataaaacataaaattatagTATAAAAGGATGGAAGCAATACCTTTTTATAACCTCTAAGTGATTTCTCCAGATTTCCCTGAGATAGATGGACTGAAGCTGTAAGTTTGTGTGTATCTGAGACCTGCTCTGAGTAGTCACCGTAAATCTCACATTTATCTGGTAAAGTGGATTTTAATATGTCTAAACCATCCTGTAAAATAAAGAACAGATGAATTATatcataaatatacaatattgcTTGAAAATATTGTTGAAACAAAAATGTGCAAGGCAACCTAAAAAGATATGGCAAACACAATAagcaaatagaaaacaactgtcatattcctgacatggtacagaaaACTTCCTtgtgttgaaaatggtggattaaacctggctataaagctagctaaacctttcaacAATTTTGTACCAATTTTATAGCTTTTAATTATGAAGTCAATAAAGAATACAGTTTCAAGGAATATATCTATGCTGtctgtttcaaatttttttatatcGTTTTTACCCAAATAATACTCTTTTTTTCGCTAAATCATGGTTGTGGTTTGTTGATGTTATTGATAAAGGTTTCTCATTTCTGGCTTTTTGTATAGACTTGACTATTGTtatttttgaatggttttatatttcctctataatggttaacttgtaacaaattgtgacttggatggagagttttatcattggcactcatactacatctcttatatcttttaaaagtaaaaatgtaagGACAATTCCATAAAAATGTATGTGGGAGACCCAGGGAGGGTagaaaatgacttttttttagataatttgcaTAATggtaattcaattatttttcaataattaaacttcTCTTCCTACCCTTCcgcatacattttaatggaatagccctagcAAGACACTTACCTCTTGTCTATCTGTTCGTATAAGTAACCTAGCCAGTTCATCCTGTACTTCtattgtctttttatgttgtggaCCGTACCCTGTCTGACATGTTACTAGACATTCATTCAGGTACTTCTCAGCTAGGTCTTCAGCTTCCTCCTTCCCAGTACTGATGTATGCCTGGGCTAGCGCTAATCCTGTGTCGACCATCTTAGTACTACCTTCACGATAACTAAAATATTGAGATATATAATCAATGGATGAGAGAACAAAAgtttattttgtctttatatttataaTCTTTATTTTATCTGTCAACTTCCTTTTTACTTAGAAACCTTAAATACTTTCTTAATGTAATGTGTTTTCCTCAATTTTTGCTATTCTATTTTTGTCAGCATTCTTTTTCTTAGAACATAAAAAAGTTTACAATATTATAAGTTGTCctttatatatacaatacatgtaatattaagaCTTTTTTGCATAGACTAACTTTTCCGATTTCAAATGTCAAACAGATTAGTAaggttttatttttgtattgttccTGTCCTAAATGAATAACAActtgactatgcagtatgggcttgctcattgttgaaggccatacagtcacctatagttgttaatttcttatggagagttgtctcattgacaattataccatatcttctttttaatattgaaCACAGAAAATGTTTATCAATTTAGATTAAATTAAGCAAAAATTTCACTTTATAATATAAGAAACGATCCATGATCAAAGCTGCTGTCAGTTATCCCACTAAACAGCCCTCTAtagttgtatttttcaaaataacaatcaTTTCAATAAGTGTTGTGAGAATGAATTGCTAAATGTActttttgtttatgaataataaaaaaacctGTATTTATATTAACCTGAAATAGGAATACATTGTGGTactcaattttgtcaattttactaGAATTTTGTTACCTCATCCTAAACAGTCATGAGCAAGGTTAAACTGTAAACTTACTTAGCACCAGCTATAGTATGAGACTGTAGGTACAGGTCTGTGGCTTTGTCATAATTGGCATATTTTCCTTTGCTCAATTCTACTTATACTTGTTAAGGAAAGTTAGCAGTAACAGTATATAACCTTTTCTGGTGTAATTAATTCATTTCCTGTACTATGTATGCACATCTTTTTTctccagtttttttttttttatcaatatctcAAATTTCAATAGAGTTCATTTGGTTATGTTACACAAATTAATCACAGTTTTCTTATAATACTAAAATGGCTAACAAATAATAGTTTCAAGAGTCATTTGGAGCATTTTACACATATAAGAGATAATCAAGAACAAACACACCACATTTTATATAGCTGACTACGcagtttgggctttgctcattgttgaaggcggtacagtgacttatagttgttaatttctgtgtcatttggtgtgtTGTGGATacttgtttcattggcaatcataccagatgttgatatcttcttttttttagacACCTCAATctagtttttatatatgaataggCTCATGCATTTTGTATTTCTCTATTATACTTGatctttccttcttttttttattttgacttttgtttttgttttggttaaTTCCTTTGTTCCTCAACTTTAATAGTTTATCTATGTATTaaaccatttaaaaaaggggACTTTTCATAACATAAATAAAAGGATATTTTGCCATATTCCTGATAAATAGGAACAAGGTCCATAGAATCAGGTCCATACTGTCTCTTCATTAAGTCTAATAGTTTATCAAACTGGGCGGCTGATCTGGCATGCTTCTTCTGTTTCCAGTATAATCTGTAGAATACATTACATTATGTAaacaattactgtggattcattattatactttgaataccattttatttgtttttgtgtgtaTAGGTAAACcgcaaaattaaattttaaatcaatgACAAATTTTCTGTATAAGCTTGTTTGCAAACTTTTGTAAAAATAACAccaaattaaatatccatgaaaatgtaaACATTCCTTATTAGGGAATAAATATGAAGATAAATCAAACCACAGTtctgcaaattcagaaattattttgagGCTTTTAATAATGCAAATAATATGGCTGGGTGACCATTGCAATAATATGAACTCTTAGTGAACATTTCATGAACTCACAATAATTAATCTCCACTCCATTCTTCAAAAATCGAAATGATGAAtgcacaataatttctgaatctacAGTACTACATgcaatgtatatatgttagtacatgtacataattgaatataaaaagtTACAGATAAAAACTTAATGTCATATGaacttcaaaattgaaaaaaagacagtcaaatatgttttatatacagAACCGGTACTTGAATAGTAAGTTTTAATGAAAAGCAAATTGTGCATGTGAACTTTCTTGTAAAGAAAATCAAGAACATTATCAAAATCTTCATAAATGAACTGCTATTGAAATATTGTCTTCCGCTGCTCTAATTAGTCAATGTTTTAGAGTATGCAGGAATCTTAACTATAAGACCTGTCGTTTGAACTGTCGCCATCACACAGTGCAAGTGTGATGGGAAAACTGTCATTAATTAAAGAATTTAAAGAAACATGCACTGGGAGGTAAATGGTAAGAACTGATTCTTAAAGAAGCAGAAATATTTGCAGTTAAAGTAAGTGTACAGACAGATACTATGGCTGCTAACAgccaagaataaaaaaaaactctagaCATTTCTCCTATTTAAATGCAAATTACAAACCTAGCGGTAGCATGACAGTATTTAATCTCCATCTCGTCACATTCATCATCACTGACACACGTCAACCGACTGAAATCATGACAGGTCCTATCTGCCTTCGACAGAGCCTTCTCTGCGTCAGAGTACTGTTTCATTTCTGTGAGTGCTCTCCCTTGAGTATGATGAATCTTAAACAAAATGAAGATGACGTCTGCTTTTTCTTGTTCCGTTGTGTAGGTAGCAACTGTGTTTAACATGATGGTTTTGGCTGATTCTGAGTGGTAGTCTGCTTGTGGTGCTAATCCTAAAATGGAAGAAAcatgaaattgaaatttatttcaagatatgtataaaaaatccaaaatttaaatTTAGTGTTCTTTTATATGCTTTATATTTGGAAATAATTGTGACTTCAaaattatcgtttttttttaactttttataacaAATTCCCGAAAAGCACTGAATCTTTATTATTCCTGTccaaaaataaaccatttaatatttttctattattgACATTTCTGGTCTTCCAAGTTATAACTAAGAATCCTGATTTAATTCAATTTCTGAGCTAATATCACAAAACCAGGGGGAAGAATTCACAACAGACacatacattaaaaaaacaattgcaaTCCCAAAACAGAGGTTGGGTTGTACTACAATCATCATTTAATGTCCTACTGTCAActcttttacaccccaataaaatTACAAACAGAAGCATTCATTTCTTAAAAGCATAAAACCTTAAACCTGCAGAATAATCACACCTTTAAGATCTAGATACGCTTCGGCCAGATCAGCATGGCTTTCTGCTAACTTCCAGTGATTAGCACCATAAACAATCCTGGTAAGTGCTATGCATCGCACCAGTTCTCTGATAGCTTCATCATGCTAAAATTGTAAgaataaaattatcatttattaaAGTCTGTGAGCCCCTATGTTGCCCTTAAATTTAGATGAAAATCATTACTAATTAATCTAAGCATGTGAAAGTTTTGAGTTTCATGATAAGTAAGCTtgcaaaacataaattttaacTTATTGTTATAAATCAGACCAAACTTTTCttccaattttttttcatacttgAATGCTGGAATATCCATTTAACATGTTCAATATTAATCATGTCAAATATCTCAATAAAAACAAGCTAATTTTGCTAAAGAGATGATATTctgtaaattcaaattttattgctATGATTTTATAAATACTTATAATGGGACAGGGTGAGTTTtgcatttacaaaattaaaacttgcattctgaaatttttatatgtatcaaaaggatttttctgaatatcgcaaaatttaaaatcttagtctaaaatgataaaatcgccataataaatgcacacaatacaTTCTGAATATACAGTAGATATTAATGAAGCATTTTTTTGGCagaaatttaatcaaaataattaatactTTTTCATTTTCTCTGAATTTTCCAATCCTTTTAACTGCCTGTTTGAGAAGTTTGTCAGGTGGTGTCATATCTATCCCATGACGACCATTCTTCCCAGGCTTTTTCTTTCTACTTGTTGTCCTCCCTGATCTAGCTGTGGTCATATCATCCTCATAGTCATCTTCATATCTGgagaataatttgtaaaaattaatcaAAGTGCTTGGTGGCACTGACTGGAAAAGATTGTTTCAATTTATCATATGCTGATGATATGGAAGTACAATTAATTATTgtattggttgtagttgatttaatagcaattctagacaaaggaagataactccaattcttaaaagatgactttaacaaattcaatgacatcatttatatttttagaacagatgtTAGATTTCTGCACCTtacaaaagttatgtaattttcttgacaattGAAACATCATCTTGGATATTAAGCATATATATTACATCGATATATTTTTGTAATAGCTAAAGCATGCATCAGGGTGCAGGATACTCTAGCTGCAGTGAAGACCCCTTtgttgccttcggctgttatctgctctttggtcgggttgttgtctctttggcacattccccatttccattccaaATCTTATTAAATTCATGAATTCTGTAGTGCTGCacatttttatctaaattacTAATTTTAGATACATGCACTCACCTGTTCTCTTCATCTGAATCTGAATCTCTGTGAAGTGACCTTTGTGAATGTTGCCGTGGTGTTCTACTATGACCTTTGACCTCCACCATCATGGGAGCTCCTACATTCATATCGTCATCAGAATCTTCTGAATGCATGTTGCTAATTAACTTTCTAAAATTTCCAAATTAATATTTAGTTAGAAATTAAAAGGAGAAGGAAGGGTTTGAAATAAGCAGGAACCCTTTAGCCAATATTCCCTAAAAAATGGTGTGGGCTACTAAAATCTGTGCTTTTTTGTAGGAACAAACGGTCAATTTCGGCAAATAGTTACAAAATTTAATGTGATTCATCAGATTATCCTTTTTTAGTATTGAGATATATATTGTCAGAGTTCTCACATaatgaacattgtcttaaaaagaaagtgtacattttattgtcatgcaacaaaaattattattatacatgtacctcGATCATTGTCGATCagtatgtttatataaaaaagaatgaaaaagatGTGTTATTTCATTCCATAGACTATTTGCTAGTCAATGGTTTCAAAAACTATTACCCTGGTTAatagttttataattatatttcccttacttatttttcattggacaataaTGATGTCATAAACTATTCTGCATGGGTTTGTACGCTTGGCAATGTCAAACTCTAATATATCGTAAATGGTATAATCTGTTCAGTCAGGGGTACTGACTGCTGCTTGTGTCTGTCGTAATTTCAAAttaacatattcatgatattactAACCAGAAGCAAATttaaaagagaaagaaaatcttcgggacacatttttaaaagatctaaaatataataaatgtatatgGGTTTGTCGACGTCTTTATAAACTGTTGTGTTTGATGTACTTTAGCCTTATTTAGCTACAATTTATGAGCTGCACAGAAATCTTAACTCAAGTATTCCTAGTCTTGATTgtagtaaatgaaatatttacaaatgcaacacagactttaaaaataaattatagttAATTTTGGgcatgtttatttgacattttagtTTTCTTTTAGATTATGAACGTTGAATTTTAgaaagtttatttattttgtataataaaacacctaaaGACTGGTAATAATAGCAAGTTGGTTGTCCCTTCAATAGCTGATACCAACTATTagtattataaaaattttaaaccaTCATTTGTCATGAAGGTCATTACGACCCTCATAGTGGAATATAAACCGAAGTGTAATCCaagattactctgatgtccaaATGCTATATTTGGCCAGACAAGCTGGGCTTGGGGACGTCAGAACTCGTCCCATAttaaaaagtggatatttgcccgtccAAAGTAGAGGCGCTGCTTCATCACTTTTGGTGCCGACTAACCaacttggaattatataaatcaggTATCAATTTGTTCCTTCTTCATTTATGAATATTTCTTctacctgccaccctttattttctcatacgtgtatttagacagtttttacagtgacccatcgattcagGCATTTTAACTTTCATTTTGAAAGATTGTCATGTGATTAAAGAGAAAAAGTAAGGAACAATGGGTTATGGGAGCTGATTTATGCAATTGACCCTAGGTTGAtatgaatacatgtacataatctGACACCTCGTTCATTTACAATGCAAGTAAGGTAAATGTCCGAGTTCTTCCAATTGTTATCAATGTTGGCTACTATAAGTGTTTAATACCGATCTCCTATAAAGGGGGTGAAGAAATATACAGAATACCAAAATTAGCATAAATATTTGCATACTTCAGTCTTGAGACAGTGAAGTCTCTCATCACTTGACatccatttgaaaataaaagtaaaaatgtctGAATCGATGGGTTGCTGTGAGAACTGtctaaatatgagaaaataaaggttgGTAGGAAGATGAAACTTACATAAACGAAGAGATAACTGAAGAATGAACAAATTGATACttgatttataataatataattcCAAGTCCTTTAGCCGGGACCAGAAGCGATGAAGCAGCACATCTATGTTGGATGTGcgaatatccactttttgataaaATATGGGACAGGCCCGACTTCCAAGGCCCATCTTGTCTGTTGGActtcagagtaatctcggactaacaGAAGTGTTATGCGGTGCCGATTTGTCTTGATACCAAATTGTCTTTCTCTGGTATTTAGCCCATGAGGTCTTTTGCTGATGCTGAATTGCCTGGCACCCATTTTATTGGTGCCAAGGTATCTTGATTAATTGTACGGGACTCAGGACGACAGGAGTCTGAGCAGATCCCGTATTCATAACAGAGCCGAACTAGAACGTGCTGCGTGTATTTCTAGTGTAGAAGGGGTTAAATAGTAAAATACACAAAGCTAGCTATAGTCAAATCGGACCCTGGTTAAATCGACATCTGGTCAAAGGAAACTATTAATGATAATTGTTCCTGAATAAAGTGCTACTTGTGTATGAATACTAATGATTGTAAACGATAACGTACAATATAATGTATTGGACAGAAAAAAAAGGTTTATGTCTATAgttttgttgatttgtttacaTCTACGGTCGCCATTTGTAAACAGTCTTGaaaccaaattaaaaaatttataaatattttatagatgtatatatttttaaagagaaatatatcatattttatttaataataattttatagtaataactgttatataaatgtaatttaacaGATCAAATCAAGaatttaacaaaacaatattttgttagAGACTATAAATTTTTATCTTAGACAGGTGCGCGTTTAATCTAACAGTAAAACCGAATGGGAAACAAAACATTCTATTGACT
Encoded here:
- the LOC139495554 gene encoding tetratricopeptide repeat protein 23-like: MGARQFSISKRPHGLNTRERQFGIKTNRHRITLLKLISNMHSEDSDDDMNVGAPMMVEVKGHSRTPRQHSQRSLHRDSDSDEENRYEDDYEDDMTTARSGRTTSRKKKPGKNGRHGIDMTPPDKLLKQAVKRIGKFRENEKHDEAIRELVRCIALTRIVYGANHWKLAESHADLAEAYLDLKGLAPQADYHSESAKTIMLNTVATYTTEQEKADVIFILFKIHHTQGRALTEMKQYSDAEKALSKADRTCHDFSRLTCVSDDECDEMEIKYCHATARLYWKQKKHARSAAQFDKLLDLMKRQYGPDSMDLVPIYQEYGKISFYLLELSKGKYANYDKATDLYLQSHTIAGANYREGSTKMVDTGLALAQAYISTGKEEAEDLAEKYLNECLVTCQTGYGPQHKKTIEVQDELARLLIRTDRQEDGLDILKSTLPDKCEIYGDYSEQVSDTHKLTASVHLSQGNLEKSLRGYKKCLNIEQIVLGKNHRKTKDTERTIDILMASPGLSNKFVLSKEDELKKRPKFNTMVTTKQSLGGFKSSAF